Proteins encoded together in one Neobacillus sp. FSL H8-0543 window:
- a CDS encoding response regulator transcription factor, with product MKILVVDDDLYIQQLVSIHLSREGYQVIRANHAEEALAFLEEKTVDLAIVDVMMPGMNGFELTKILTEDFSIPVILLTAKGQLDDKEQGFLSGSEDYIVKPFEVKELLFRVAVVLRRVERALETVINVGNLLIDRKSFEVTINQETILLPLKEFELLSLLASRINKITPRTALIEQAWGVDYEGSEQTLNTHINRIRERLKKYEATVEIQTIRGIGYKLEVTK from the coding sequence ATGAAAATTCTCGTTGTAGATGATGATCTATATATACAACAGCTTGTCTCAATCCATTTGAGCCGTGAAGGCTATCAGGTCATTCGGGCTAATCACGCGGAAGAAGCCTTAGCGTTCTTGGAAGAAAAAACTGTTGATTTAGCCATTGTCGATGTAATGATGCCCGGAATGAATGGTTTTGAGTTAACGAAAATATTAACAGAGGATTTTTCTATCCCTGTTATTCTGTTAACTGCTAAAGGACAGCTTGACGACAAGGAACAAGGCTTTTTATCTGGATCAGAGGATTATATCGTGAAACCATTCGAAGTGAAGGAACTGCTTTTCCGCGTGGCCGTCGTGTTACGACGTGTCGAACGGGCATTAGAAACAGTCATCAATGTCGGGAATCTTTTGATTGATCGGAAAAGCTTTGAAGTAACCATCAATCAAGAAACGATTCTACTGCCTCTAAAGGAGTTCGAATTGTTAAGCCTCTTAGCCTCACGCATAAACAAGATTACTCCTAGGACTGCATTAATTGAACAAGCATGGGGAGTCGATTATGAAGGAAGCGAACAAACGCTAAATACCCATATTAACCGTATTCGTGAACGGTTGAAAAAGTACGAAGCAACGGTGGAGATTCAAACCATTCGGGGTATTGGTTATAAGCTTGAGGTAACCAAGTGA
- a CDS encoding IS200/IS605 family accessory protein TnpB-related protein codes for MSRKAYFSNRIYKNTLSGENVAAIGHALFVFNKAKHFAFSTLVKEKRSGKIKRTKSLHLTVKEQFQLDDYYVNSIVQEANAKLKSLAELNKLYTTSKEEQIKAYNRKLKKEKSHLTTLMKIKQSFVKGNPSFPKNSKEQKAGNFFVVNFKHRTDLYYHAYKFEHHYLDIQIKKARNKIGFLTLKQNRRLEELKQLKTKVSSVVFGTKKRFKSQFTMEKYSKNHKQWKYDWQKSRYRQMTISGRKDAGSGNFVFLYDPDNNKLSFKTPAGVVVSIEELHFPYRNDLVKSCIFTQQKCKNKKKYGKPLGWSVEDHGDYYIFKCIIEEVPNPYKNYSKLDGVIGIDSNVNHFAISNVNSKGQLLSSWSLPFDLAGKTSNQATKIIEAEAIELVDIAVRLNKPIAVEKLDTTPSKASRPYGNKRANHLMSMFAYKKMISSIKARAERMGVAVFDVNPAYTSQIGKMKYMKRCGISIHEAASYVIARRALGFKEKLPPVLNTLLPEKIIGVHHWRQWGYVSKLLKGVRTCAYYQSELFDVDKFRLSNELFFPKALTDWEKKGLLKLKSGKTLPS; via the coding sequence ATGAGCAGGAAAGCCTATTTTTCGAACCGTATCTATAAAAATACGTTGTCTGGAGAAAACGTGGCGGCTATTGGTCATGCTCTATTTGTATTTAACAAAGCAAAACATTTTGCTTTTAGTACATTGGTCAAAGAAAAGCGTTCAGGCAAGATAAAGCGTACGAAATCTCTCCACCTTACCGTGAAGGAACAGTTCCAACTCGATGATTATTATGTGAACAGTATTGTCCAAGAAGCAAATGCAAAACTAAAAAGTTTAGCCGAGTTAAATAAGCTTTATACCACAAGCAAAGAAGAACAAATAAAGGCGTACAATAGAAAGTTAAAAAAAGAGAAATCCCATTTGACCACCCTCATGAAGATTAAACAATCGTTTGTCAAAGGCAACCCGTCCTTCCCCAAGAATTCCAAAGAACAAAAAGCTGGAAACTTTTTTGTCGTCAACTTTAAACATAGAACTGACCTCTACTACCATGCCTATAAGTTTGAACATCACTATCTAGATATACAAATCAAAAAAGCTCGAAACAAAATTGGCTTCCTCACCTTAAAACAAAACAGACGGCTAGAAGAATTAAAACAATTAAAAACAAAGGTTTCAAGCGTGGTCTTTGGCACAAAAAAACGATTTAAATCTCAATTTACCATGGAGAAGTATTCGAAGAACCATAAGCAATGGAAATATGATTGGCAGAAGTCACGTTATCGTCAAATGACGATTTCCGGACGGAAGGATGCAGGTTCTGGGAATTTCGTCTTTCTTTATGATCCAGACAATAACAAGTTGAGCTTTAAAACTCCAGCAGGTGTAGTAGTTAGTATAGAAGAGCTTCATTTTCCTTATAGAAATGACCTGGTAAAATCCTGCATTTTTACTCAACAAAAATGCAAGAATAAAAAGAAATATGGTAAACCCCTTGGCTGGTCCGTGGAAGACCACGGTGACTATTACATTTTTAAATGCATCATTGAGGAAGTACCCAATCCGTATAAGAACTATTCAAAATTGGATGGTGTTATAGGAATCGACAGCAATGTTAATCATTTTGCCATTTCCAATGTAAATAGTAAAGGCCAGCTTCTTTCGTCCTGGTCCTTACCATTTGATTTAGCAGGAAAAACCTCTAATCAAGCCACCAAAATCATAGAAGCAGAAGCCATCGAATTGGTGGATATTGCTGTTCGGTTGAACAAACCCATTGCCGTTGAAAAACTGGACACGACTCCATCGAAAGCTTCAAGGCCGTATGGTAATAAAAGGGCGAACCACTTAATGTCAATGTTTGCTTATAAGAAAATGATATCTTCCATTAAAGCTAGGGCAGAGAGAATGGGCGTGGCTGTTTTTGATGTGAATCCAGCTTACACCAGCCAAATTGGAAAAATGAAATACATGAAGCGATGCGGCATTTCTATCCATGAAGCTGCCAGTTATGTCATCGCACGAAGAGCTTTGGGTTTCAAAGAAAAACTCCCACCTGTGTTGAACACACTATTACCGGAGAAGATAATAGGTGTCCATCATTGGAGGCAGTGGGGGTATGTTTCTAAATTGCTGAAAGGGGTACGCACGTGTGCGTACTACCAATCAGAACTTTTTGATGTAGACAAGTTTCGTTTGTCGAACGAACTCTTCTTTCCCAAGGCTCTCACAGATTGGGAGAAAAAAGGTTTGTTGAAATTGAAAAGTGGAAAAACCCTTCCTAGTTGA
- a CDS encoding SGNH/GDSL hydrolase family protein has translation MQRKKAVIIFITGLLFVCFFLYLLQPDHNQGKVESVKAIASNDQGKIDDTGDTTAAEEEIQAELVKENEKSITEDIKDKVREVVEGALDLFKKDLKIVSIGDSLTEGIGDETENGGYVGILNHTFEDNNLNITVENFGKKGNRSDQLLKRLEKEAISSAIKEADIVLITIGANDIMKVLKSNFMNVTMEPFKEERLAYIERLRSIINKINELNPETQIYLIGFYNPFEQYFGEIKELDLIIDNWNEAGKSLSEEYDNMGYIPIKDLFSDTNISLLADDKFHPNTNGYKLMAKRVLEYLKESNEETEITTVEIET, from the coding sequence ATGCAGAGAAAAAAAGCAGTAATCATCTTTATTACAGGTTTATTATTCGTATGTTTTTTTCTTTATTTACTTCAGCCAGACCATAATCAAGGGAAGGTAGAAAGTGTAAAGGCGATTGCTTCTAATGATCAAGGGAAAATAGATGATACAGGAGATACTACAGCTGCTGAAGAAGAGATACAAGCTGAACTGGTTAAAGAGAATGAAAAATCAATAACGGAAGATATTAAGGATAAGGTTAGGGAAGTAGTGGAAGGTGCATTAGATTTATTCAAAAAGGATCTAAAAATTGTATCAATTGGCGACTCTCTGACCGAAGGTATTGGGGATGAAACCGAGAACGGCGGGTATGTTGGCATTCTTAATCATACATTTGAAGACAATAACTTAAATATTACGGTAGAAAACTTCGGAAAAAAAGGGAACCGATCAGACCAATTACTAAAACGGTTGGAAAAAGAAGCCATCTCCTCTGCTATTAAAGAGGCGGATATTGTTCTCATAACTATTGGTGCAAATGATATTATGAAAGTACTAAAATCAAATTTTATGAACGTTACGATGGAACCTTTCAAAGAGGAAAGGTTGGCATATATAGAGCGGTTAAGATCCATTATAAATAAAATAAATGAGTTGAACCCCGAAACACAAATTTATTTAATTGGTTTTTATAATCCATTTGAACAATACTTTGGTGAAATAAAAGAACTTGATTTGATCATAGACAACTGGAATGAAGCCGGAAAATCACTATCAGAAGAATATGATAATATGGGCTATATTCCAATAAAAGATCTATTTAGTGATACAAATATTTCCTTATTGGCGGATGATAAATTCCACCCAAATACAAACGGATACAAACTAATGGCCAAGCGAGTTTTAGAATATTTAAAAGAATCCAATGAGGAAACTGAGATTACTACCGTCGAAATAGAAACATAA
- a CDS encoding NUDIX hydrolase, with protein sequence MEPKNNFTTPDGYTSDIAVFTITSLGNGEYKPPIKNLKIMLIKRSERDHEGNSNIDAGKWALPGGFVRPNETAFQAAERKLVEETGVDGLRIKHFGVYDSPSRDKRGWIISNAHYVIANEAALKSRKATYDASDIQLFTIEEAKALNLAFDHRKIIDDALWFIKKDMALTTLAKHFLPKEFVLSELQGVLLTVLDDPSISTDAAFFRKAPTLPFIEAVSENGKPKKSNKYSKTPAQLYRFNEFQPIVSVYKNKLKG encoded by the coding sequence ATGGAACCTAAAAATAATTTTACGACACCGGATGGTTATACGAGTGATATTGCTGTCTTTACGATTACATCGCTGGGAAATGGGGAGTATAAGCCTCCGATAAAAAATTTAAAGATCATGTTGATTAAACGAAGTGAAAGGGACCATGAAGGGAATTCGAATATTGATGCAGGAAAGTGGGCGTTACCTGGTGGATTTGTTCGTCCGAACGAGACGGCTTTTCAAGCAGCGGAACGCAAGTTAGTGGAAGAAACAGGAGTAGATGGACTGCGTATTAAACATTTTGGCGTCTATGATTCTCCGAGCCGGGACAAAAGAGGATGGATTATTTCAAATGCTCACTACGTCATTGCGAATGAAGCTGCATTAAAGAGCCGGAAAGCGACGTATGATGCCTCTGATATCCAACTGTTTACGATTGAAGAGGCTAAGGCCCTTAATCTTGCATTTGATCATCGAAAGATTATTGATGATGCACTATGGTTTATAAAAAAGGATATGGCATTAACTACACTTGCTAAACATTTTCTTCCTAAAGAGTTTGTTCTTTCAGAACTGCAAGGGGTATTATTAACCGTTTTGGATGACCCATCGATATCGACAGATGCTGCCTTTTTTAGGAAAGCTCCAACACTACCTTTTATTGAAGCGGTATCGGAAAACGGAAAGCCAAAGAAGTCAAATAAGTATTCGAAAACACCTGCACAGCTCTATCGTTTTAATGAATTTCAACCGATTGTTTCTGTCTATAAAAATAAATTAAAAGGTTAA
- a CDS encoding HAMP domain-containing sensor histidine kinase, translating into MSSTKQKIDQQNVEIAKEIASNLEINNHLFSFEPYLKSISKLGYQIYVLNDSGKEDYFGQPFTKTDLPQEAMRVLEEKKTYHGMESFSSQFLMMGHFSNDVKNTVGVPFNMNEQQYGLFLRPNNKLLFSDIHIILAGFILAVSIISIIGVIWFAKYLIQPITKLTEATKEITRENFNYSLKIDRNDEIGELIKSFDTMQKQLQHNDQARKSFINDVSHDFQSPLMNIQGYAELLKSQEITEQERSDYLEIIDHESKRLSNLTKQLLLLTSLDQNAYPMKLSNAQIDDQIKKTLRRNQWRLEEKEIEVSYKLPSIRMKVDAELMSNVWDNLLTNAIKYNVQGGNIWINLEKTDTFITIIFKDTGIGISQESVSQIFDRFYRVDSARKKDGTGLGLSIVKQIIDLHGGEITVDSKLGEGTSFTLRLPYK; encoded by the coding sequence ATGTCGTCAACAAAGCAGAAGATTGATCAACAAAATGTGGAGATTGCGAAGGAAATTGCCTCAAACCTTGAAATCAATAACCATCTTTTCTCCTTCGAGCCTTATTTGAAATCGATTAGTAAGCTTGGGTATCAAATTTATGTGTTAAATGATTCGGGGAAAGAAGATTATTTTGGTCAGCCTTTTACTAAGACTGATCTTCCTCAGGAAGCCATGAGGGTCCTTGAAGAAAAGAAAACCTACCATGGAATGGAAAGTTTCTCTAGTCAGTTTTTAATGATGGGACATTTCTCCAATGATGTTAAAAATACCGTTGGGGTCCCGTTCAACATGAATGAGCAGCAATACGGTTTATTCTTGCGTCCCAATAATAAGCTGCTTTTTTCCGATATTCATATCATTCTTGCCGGGTTTATTCTTGCAGTTTCGATTATTAGCATCATAGGGGTCATATGGTTTGCCAAGTATCTTATTCAACCGATCACAAAGTTAACGGAAGCGACAAAAGAAATTACACGAGAGAATTTTAATTATTCTTTAAAAATTGACCGGAATGATGAAATTGGTGAATTGATTAAAAGCTTTGACACTATGCAGAAACAATTACAGCATAATGATCAAGCGCGAAAATCGTTTATCAATGACGTTTCACATGACTTCCAGTCTCCGCTCATGAATATTCAAGGGTATGCTGAGCTATTAAAGTCACAGGAAATAACCGAACAGGAACGCAGTGACTACTTGGAAATCATTGACCATGAATCAAAACGGCTTTCTAATTTAACAAAGCAACTACTGCTGTTAACGTCCCTTGATCAGAATGCCTACCCGATGAAGCTCTCAAACGCCCAAATCGATGACCAGATTAAAAAAACCTTACGCAGGAATCAATGGCGACTCGAGGAAAAAGAAATCGAAGTCTCCTATAAGCTCCCTTCCATCCGAATGAAGGTTGACGCAGAGCTTATGAGCAATGTTTGGGACAATTTGCTGACTAATGCGATTAAGTATAATGTCCAGGGAGGTAACATCTGGATCAATCTAGAGAAAACAGATACCTTCATTACCATCATTTTTAAAGATACAGGTATAGGCATTTCCCAAGAATCAGTCAGCCAGATTTTTGACCGTTTTTACCGGGTCGATTCGGCAAGAAAAAAAGATGGGACAGGACTTGGGTTATCCATCGTTAAACAAATTATAGATCTCCATGGAGGAGAAATTACGGTTGATAGTAAGCTTGGCGAAGGAACTTCCTTTACTCTTCGTCTTCCGTATAAATAG
- the pnuC gene encoding nicotinamide riboside transporter PnuC codes for MGIVKNWTRFEITWLFTFTMVIVYLFFVWSDSLIGLISSISGMLCVVLVAKGKISNYYFGIIQTLTYAYIAYGYGLYGEVMLNALFYFPIQFIGIYLWKKNKTDRVVKGEDVKVKSLSRSGWFYTILSILILTIGYGFFLKYLGGNNIWTDSATNVLSIAAQIMMLKRLTEQWILWIAVNVLSIFLWLSVLFSQGGNDFSMLVMWSAFLVNSIYGYLNWRKMYQKQMNEVK; via the coding sequence ATGGGGATAGTTAAAAATTGGACGCGGTTTGAAATTACTTGGCTGTTCACTTTTACGATGGTAATCGTTTATCTTTTCTTTGTTTGGTCAGACTCACTCATTGGCTTGATTTCATCAATAAGTGGAATGCTGTGCGTAGTTTTAGTAGCGAAGGGAAAAATTTCAAATTATTACTTTGGGATCATTCAAACGTTAACCTATGCCTATATTGCATATGGCTATGGTCTTTATGGAGAGGTAATGTTAAATGCGCTGTTTTACTTTCCTATACAATTCATCGGGATCTATTTATGGAAAAAGAACAAAACAGATCGTGTCGTTAAAGGGGAAGATGTCAAAGTTAAAAGTCTTTCAAGATCGGGTTGGTTTTATACTATATTATCCATCCTCATCCTTACGATTGGCTATGGGTTCTTTTTGAAATACCTGGGGGGTAACAATATTTGGACGGATTCAGCGACAAATGTATTGTCGATTGCCGCACAAATCATGATGTTAAAACGATTAACGGAGCAATGGATTCTTTGGATAGCAGTAAATGTCTTATCAATTTTCCTCTGGCTAAGTGTGCTCTTCTCTCAAGGTGGGAATGATTTTTCGATGTTAGTGATGTGGTCCGCCTTCCTAGTTAACAGCATTTATGGATACCTAAACTGGCGCAAAATGTATCAAAAACAAATGAATGAGGTGAAATAA
- a CDS encoding HAD-IB family hydrolase produces the protein MKVAIFDFDGTLFPKETFPLLMGHLKNHPVHFQKYRNFFLRILPVYAAYKCKLYPEQKFKEYSMWSYIAAFGTSPKVEVEQFFSQIGEIMSHNLSESVLHRLQQHQSDGYYTMLVSGAYEPLLHSVTKNVNFDFIIGSSIPYTDEKLPKKAPINYIYGERKTASINAHLSDTEVDWENSFAYGDSYTDLNVLELVGNPVAVNPEPRLLEVANHKKWEVI, from the coding sequence ATGAAGGTTGCAATTTTTGATTTCGATGGAACGTTATTTCCTAAGGAGACTTTCCCGCTATTAATGGGTCATTTGAAGAATCATCCTGTTCATTTTCAGAAGTATCGGAACTTCTTCCTAAGGATTCTACCTGTATATGCTGCCTACAAATGTAAGCTTTACCCTGAACAGAAATTTAAAGAATATTCAATGTGGAGCTATATCGCTGCTTTTGGCACTTCTCCCAAAGTTGAAGTGGAGCAATTCTTTTCGCAAATTGGCGAGATCATGAGTCATAACTTAAGCGAGTCGGTTTTACATAGACTGCAACAGCACCAATCGGATGGCTATTATACGATGCTGGTCTCAGGCGCGTATGAACCGTTACTACACTCAGTCACGAAAAATGTGAACTTTGATTTTATCATTGGAAGCAGTATTCCCTATACGGATGAAAAATTGCCAAAAAAAGCACCTATCAATTATATCTACGGTGAACGGAAAACGGCATCTATCAATGCTCATCTTTCTGATACAGAAGTTGATTGGGAAAATAGCTTTGCATATGGGGATAGTTACACCGATTTAAATGTGCTTGAGTTAGTAGGCAATCCTGTTGCAGTTAATCCCGAACCTCGGCTATTAGAAGTGGCTAATCATAAGAAATGGGAAGTCATTTAG
- a CDS encoding VOC family protein, translated as MIKGLYEAHLPVKNLEVSIRFYQKLGLKFAWRDEDTAFFWIEDGKSWLGLWEGKEYQTSYHPSLRHIAFRVTYDDLKLSIKWLESIQVEAVTFGSRKSIEPFVRPHQGNASVYFDDPDGNSLELMCYIEVPNELKHITEKLSFEDWEELLVNSKFRQ; from the coding sequence ATGATAAAGGGATTATATGAAGCACATTTACCTGTTAAAAATTTAGAAGTATCAATTAGATTTTACCAAAAACTGGGTTTGAAGTTTGCTTGGCGTGATGAAGACACTGCTTTCTTTTGGATAGAGGATGGTAAAAGTTGGTTAGGGTTGTGGGAAGGAAAGGAGTACCAGACTTCATATCACCCATCTTTAAGACATATTGCTTTTCGAGTAACTTATGATGATTTAAAACTGTCTATAAAATGGCTTGAATCCATACAAGTTGAAGCTGTAACGTTTGGAAGTAGAAAATCAATTGAGCCATTTGTAAGACCACATCAGGGAAATGCTTCTGTCTATTTTGATGATCCAGATGGAAATAGTTTAGAATTGATGTGTTATATTGAAGTTCCTAATGAATTAAAACATATTACTGAAAAGTTGTCATTTGAAGATTGGGAGGAATTATTAGTAAATAGTAAATTTAGACAATAA
- the nadR gene encoding multifunctional transcriptional regulator/nicotinamide-nucleotide adenylyltransferase/ribosylnicotinamide kinase NadR gives MTVGFIGGKFLPLHLGHVYAIVYASSVVDELYVVLSHSELRDKELCDDTKMEYIPPQIRLRWLSQLTKEMPHVKVISIEDDQDNDHYNWEEGAQLIKKGIGKPIDAVFSSECDYKGIFKELYPDSKHVLIDPNRSHVNISATAIRKEGVFRHWKFIPDFVRPYFIKKVVVVGTESCGKSTLTKNLAKIYNTTYVEEYGRMVCEEIGGCEGIIQKEDYHKIAFGHKLEEMKAIEKANKVVFIDTEAIVTQFYSNLYNNEHQTILDEIANLQDYDLWLYLEPDVKWVNDGLRAHGEEAVRDKNNQDLKRLLNKHNNIDYKILSGDYEARLRGAIEEIEKLVK, from the coding sequence ATGACGGTAGGTTTTATTGGCGGTAAGTTTCTTCCCCTCCATCTCGGTCATGTGTATGCCATCGTTTATGCTTCGTCCGTCGTTGATGAACTGTACGTTGTTTTGTCACATAGTGAGCTGCGTGATAAGGAATTATGTGATGATACAAAAATGGAGTATATTCCGCCTCAAATTCGTTTGCGCTGGCTATCACAGTTAACGAAAGAGATGCCGCATGTAAAAGTAATCTCGATTGAAGATGATCAAGATAATGATCACTACAACTGGGAGGAAGGAGCTCAATTAATTAAAAAGGGAATTGGAAAGCCGATTGATGCAGTGTTTAGTTCGGAGTGTGATTATAAAGGTATCTTTAAGGAACTTTATCCAGATTCAAAGCATGTCCTGATTGATCCGAACCGCTCACATGTTAACATCTCCGCTACGGCGATTCGTAAGGAAGGGGTATTTCGTCATTGGAAGTTCATTCCCGACTTTGTTAGACCCTATTTTATAAAAAAGGTGGTTGTGGTGGGAACCGAGAGCTGTGGAAAATCTACCTTAACGAAAAACCTTGCAAAAATCTACAACACAACCTATGTTGAAGAGTATGGACGAATGGTTTGTGAAGAAATAGGCGGTTGTGAAGGTATTATCCAAAAGGAAGATTATCACAAAATTGCTTTTGGCCATAAGTTGGAGGAAATGAAGGCAATCGAAAAAGCAAATAAGGTCGTTTTTATCGATACGGAAGCCATCGTGACCCAATTTTACTCAAATTTATACAATAACGAACATCAAACCATCCTTGATGAAATCGCTAACCTGCAAGATTACGATCTTTGGCTATACCTGGAACCTGATGTGAAGTGGGTGAATGATGGACTAAGAGCTCATGGAGAGGAAGCCGTTAGGGACAAAAACAATCAGGATTTAAAGAGATTACTAAACAAGCATAATAATATAGATTATAAGATTTTGAGTGGAGATTATGAGGCTAGGCTAAGGGGCGCAATTGAGGAAATTGAAAAGCTAGTAAAGTGA
- a CDS encoding MMPL family transporter — protein MKKLLNPITDWVSTKRGMWITIIAWLVLMVGLSAGPMLGDYKVTNFQALPDEAQSIIAEKKTEDLFPNEQGTPGILVFHNEIGDISIDEVTQILNGIIAEDIKGIETIVDISALPPQALTGFISEDNSTMIVPMELEKGLGNSEYSEINDKATEVGTKIADSLESTKFYITGPVGIAGDTIKLFEQADFVLLFSTIIIILVLLIAIYRSPLLAFIPLLATVIVYQIVNQSVALMGAGGLEINNATTSIMSILLFAALIDYSLFVFSRYREELNKYESKYDAMKYAMRATGEPLFFAGGTVFAAMLVLFFADFREYQNFAPIFGIAVFFIILASVTLVPALFTLFGRKAFWPKVPKYGEMKEIKHGIWGPIGKFVVNKPGISGGIVAIILVVTALNVFNLEYEFDTVKKFPKDLPSRVGYEIVEARYDKGELAPSTLLIISEDALNQEDSTTIIEKLQTEKEIAAVRIMGQTEDAKALKLSVSLSLNPYSKEALNYVDDLREKTPEMLKDLSIDGEAHYSGVTTKLADERQVNNKDIIKIVILETLLILLLLFALTRSIKMPLYMMATILLSYVSALGLGIFLVDVLFGYEAVGTRVPVYAFIFLVALGIDYNIILVSRFMEERKTHRVKEALEIAIRNTGGVISSAGIILAATFAALTTMPIADLFIFGFMIAIGILIDTFLVRGMLLPALILLFEKDKQTSHNRH, from the coding sequence ATGAAAAAACTTTTAAATCCAATTACCGATTGGGTTTCAACAAAGCGCGGAATGTGGATTACGATTATTGCCTGGCTTGTCCTTATGGTTGGCTTAAGTGCCGGACCAATGCTTGGTGACTATAAAGTAACCAATTTCCAAGCACTTCCTGATGAAGCACAATCAATCATCGCTGAGAAAAAGACGGAAGATCTTTTTCCAAACGAGCAAGGAACACCAGGAATTCTGGTATTCCATAATGAAATTGGTGACATCAGTATAGATGAAGTCACACAAATCTTGAATGGAATCATTGCTGAAGATATTAAAGGGATAGAAACCATCGTTGATATTAGCGCACTCCCACCGCAAGCATTGACTGGTTTTATTTCTGAAGATAATTCAACCATGATTGTCCCGATGGAGTTAGAAAAAGGTCTGGGGAATAGCGAATATTCCGAAATCAATGACAAAGCCACTGAAGTGGGCACAAAAATCGCAGATTCACTTGAAAGTACGAAGTTTTATATCACGGGTCCAGTAGGGATTGCGGGAGATACGATTAAATTGTTTGAACAAGCGGACTTTGTCCTCCTGTTTTCAACGATTATTATTATTTTAGTCTTACTAATTGCTATATACCGTTCACCCCTACTTGCCTTTATTCCGTTACTTGCAACAGTTATCGTTTATCAGATTGTGAATCAAAGTGTAGCCTTAATGGGTGCTGGTGGTTTAGAAATCAATAATGCTACCACTTCCATCATGAGTATCTTGCTTTTTGCTGCACTAATTGATTATTCATTATTTGTGTTCTCTCGTTACCGTGAGGAGCTTAACAAATATGAAAGTAAATATGATGCCATGAAGTATGCCATGCGTGCCACTGGTGAGCCGTTATTTTTTGCCGGTGGAACCGTGTTTGCTGCGATGTTGGTTTTATTTTTTGCAGATTTTCGTGAATATCAGAACTTTGCTCCCATCTTCGGGATTGCGGTGTTCTTTATCATCCTAGCGTCTGTTACATTGGTACCTGCACTGTTTACGTTATTCGGCAGAAAAGCCTTCTGGCCGAAGGTTCCGAAATATGGTGAGATGAAAGAAATTAAACACGGAATCTGGGGGCCGATTGGCAAATTCGTCGTAAACAAGCCTGGTATCTCTGGCGGAATTGTCGCGATAATACTCGTCGTTACGGCTTTGAATGTGTTTAATCTTGAGTATGAATTTGATACAGTGAAAAAGTTCCCGAAAGACTTGCCTTCTCGCGTAGGATATGAAATTGTAGAGGCAAGATATGACAAAGGCGAGCTTGCACCTTCCACCCTCCTCATCATTAGTGAAGATGCTTTGAATCAAGAAGATTCAACAACAATCATCGAAAAATTGCAGACTGAAAAGGAAATTGCAGCTGTTCGGATAATGGGACAAACGGAGGATGCAAAGGCATTAAAGCTAAGCGTTTCACTATCACTGAATCCATACTCTAAGGAAGCTCTTAATTATGTTGATGATTTACGTGAAAAAACACCTGAAATGTTAAAGGATTTATCCATTGATGGAGAGGCTCATTATAGCGGAGTGACAACAAAACTAGCCGATGAGCGTCAAGTAAATAATAAAGATATAATAAAAATTGTGATTCTAGAAACTCTACTCATCCTATTATTATTATTTGCTCTTACACGTTCCATTAAGATGCCACTTTATATGATGGCAACCATCCTATTATCCTATGTATCTGCATTGGGACTTGGAATATTCCTTGTAGACGTCTTGTTTGGATATGAAGCAGTGGGTACTCGTGTTCCAGTTTATGCGTTTATTTTCCTAGTGGCACTGGGGATCGATTATAATATTATCCTTGTTTCACGGTTTATGGAGGAAAGAAAAACGCATCGTGTGAAAGAGGCACTTGAAATTGCTATCCGCAATACTGGCGGTGTGATTTCATCAGCAGGTATCATATTAGCCGCAACTTTTGCAGCACTGACCACCATGCCAATCGCTGATCTCTTCATTTTTGGATTTATGATTGCGATTGGGATCTTAATTGATACGTTCCTTGTGCGCGGTATGTTACTACCAGCATTAATACTATTATTTGAAAAAGATAAGCAAACCTCTCATAATAGACATTGA